A window of the Brassica oleracea var. oleracea cultivar TO1000 chromosome C1, BOL, whole genome shotgun sequence genome harbors these coding sequences:
- the LOC106297308 gene encoding late embryogenesis abundant protein Lea5, whose amino-acid sequence MAAARSLSAGVKSLYSAVSHNFSGSIVLRRSYVATVPGFGKGGSTRVTVGKLEQRANQEAESAWAPDPVTGYYRPFNRADEIDPAELREMLLKNKAKPL is encoded by the exons ATGGCAGCTGCTCGTTCACTCTCCGCTGGGGTTAAATCTCTTTACTCCGCCGTATCCCACAACTTTTCTGGTTCCATTGTCTTGAG GAGGAGTTACGTTGCGACAGTACCAGGATTTGGTAAGGGAGGTTCCACAAGAGTTACGGTGGGAAAGTTGGAACAAAGAGCAAATCAAGAGGCAGAGTCTGCGTGGGCCCCGGATCCAGTCACGGGATACTACAGACCATTTAACCGTGCGGATGAGATTGATCCAGCGGAGCTCCGTGAGATGCTTTTGAAAAACAAAGCCAAGCCTTTATGA